The proteins below come from a single Gammaproteobacteria bacterium genomic window:
- the ndk gene encoding nucleoside-diphosphate kinase codes for MTIEQTLSIIKPDAVAKNVIGKIMDRFESAGLKIVACRMMHLSREQAETFYAVHKDRPFYGELVEYMISGPVIVQVLEGEAAIQQNRGVMGATNPAEATAGTIRADFAESVQANAVHGSDGLTTALQEINYFFDPSDICSRN; via the coding sequence ATGACGATTGAGCAGACCCTATCCATCATAAAACCTGATGCTGTTGCTAAGAATGTAATCGGCAAGATTATGGATCGTTTTGAATCGGCAGGACTCAAAATCGTTGCCTGCCGAATGATGCATTTGAGTCGTGAGCAAGCAGAGACCTTTTACGCCGTGCATAAGGATAGACCGTTCTACGGTGAACTGGTTGAGTACATGATTTCGGGTCCGGTAATCGTTCAGGTCCTAGAGGGTGAAGCGGCCATCCAACAAAACCGCGGCGTGATGGGTGCCACCAATCCGGCAGAAGCCACGGCCGGAACCATCCGTGCCGACTTTGCAGAGTCAGTACAGGCGAACGCTGTTCATGGATCTGACGGGCTGACCACAGCCCTACAGGAGATCAATTACTTTTTTGATCCGTCTGACATTTGCAGTCGCAATTGA
- a CDS encoding DUF4115 domain-containing protein → MGDRTGSTPGELLRSARQLYGWSEKEVADELNLLPYIIQALENDDYDQLAGWTYVVGYLRSYGKLVNVNVESAIQQHEKFLPPTQDGPGTITENINHRQPIAIHYRWVVTVVVMIVVVGGLYGAYLKRSGDVERIDLASNELNDELAKIQKEPVPVDTRSEKTSEAESVSNKGSTVTEEGKVIGVIQVAPSSVTNNNKIGEAESTAGTRLGESQQTVGDDSVAMRNDQTVSPTPDSKQIAVRPTTTDLSRNTSVKKKQSKKQILQTNVAPERSAINPVADVLVQTGFVAQVRLSRAESTPAGSSGFDTSETPVEGIKLKQSKVLAGRESGLPGVVAQSRHKITIVLKRGSQVIVYDGEGDELLRRYLPSGKVVTLSGTPPFDVRLRVSEGVRVLYDGKVVEIPSPDNGGQIRFQVGITQIGGKHRAITNQGRGE, encoded by the coding sequence ATGGGTGACAGGACTGGCTCTACACCCGGTGAGCTATTGCGCAGTGCTCGTCAGCTTTATGGCTGGAGCGAGAAAGAGGTCGCGGATGAACTTAATTTGCTGCCCTATATTATTCAGGCGCTTGAAAACGACGACTACGATCAGTTGGCTGGATGGACGTATGTGGTCGGTTATTTACGCAGCTATGGAAAACTGGTCAACGTCAATGTCGAAAGTGCCATACAGCAGCATGAAAAGTTTCTGCCGCCGACCCAAGATGGACCGGGTACGATCACAGAAAATATTAACCACCGGCAGCCCATTGCGATTCATTATCGCTGGGTAGTCACTGTCGTCGTGATGATCGTTGTTGTGGGTGGGCTTTATGGTGCCTATCTAAAGAGATCCGGCGATGTCGAGAGAATTGATCTCGCCAGCAACGAACTCAACGATGAACTGGCAAAGATTCAGAAGGAACCTGTTCCAGTCGACACGCGATCTGAGAAAACCAGTGAGGCTGAGTCGGTCTCGAATAAAGGCTCGACGGTGACGGAGGAGGGAAAAGTCATTGGCGTGATACAGGTTGCACCATCTTCTGTGACAAATAACAACAAGATTGGCGAAGCTGAATCAACTGCTGGTACAAGGTTGGGCGAGTCACAGCAGACAGTGGGTGATGATTCAGTAGCGATGCGTAACGACCAGACTGTTTCCCCGACACCGGATTCTAAACAAATAGCCGTACGCCCGACTACGACTGATCTATCGCGGAATACAAGCGTAAAGAAGAAACAAAGCAAAAAGCAGATTTTACAAACAAACGTGGCTCCGGAGCGGTCGGCAATCAATCCCGTTGCAGACGTACTGGTGCAGACGGGTTTTGTAGCACAGGTAAGATTGTCACGAGCAGAATCCACTCCTGCCGGCAGTAGCGGATTCGACACTTCAGAGACGCCAGTAGAGGGGATTAAGCTAAAGCAGTCCAAAGTCCTCGCAGGTCGGGAGTCCGGTTTGCCCGGAGTCGTGGCTCAGTCGAGGCACAAGATCACCATTGTGCTTAAACGCGGTAGTCAGGTCATAGTGTATGATGGTGAAGGTGATGAACTCCTTCGGCGCTATTTGCCATCGGGTAAAGTAGTCACGCTATCTGGAACGCCCCCATTCGATGTTCGCTTGCGTGTGTCCGAAGGCGTCCGGGTGCTCTATGACGGAAAGGTGGTCGAGATCCCATCTCCTGATAATGGTGGGCAAATCCGTTTTCAAGTCGGCATCACTCAGATCGGTGGCAAGCATAGGGCCATCACAAACCAAGGTCGGGGAGAATAG
- the bamB gene encoding outer membrane protein assembly factor BamB: MTIVVTVVVGCAPRPIHFMREGPPPAVVPEQSSFKVAPIWRFDTGESYDSANILLQPLVEGSRIFAAEPGGKVYALDAATGIVVWQVDSELEISAGVGFGHGIVVVASTEGQLLVLDATDGNLLWQSTVGAEVLARPIVADERIIVRTGDGQVIGLDKNSGTVSWRLRNNVPSLSVRGLSVPVQVDEIVVVGYASGHLSGIDTESGRELWKTPISRPRGSNQIDRLIDIDADPLIAGNRLFVAAYQDKVYAISLTAQKVEWKMPRSTLRNLAVSDNELLITLDDGVVVALDQKTGIEVWKQDRLKGRGVTNPIAIPGSKYCVAGDYQGYVHVMDVNTGQLKGRGRVRAGAIMATSVSQDFEGFYTLSEQGTITAWLLDEGS, from the coding sequence GTGACCATTGTGGTCACAGTGGTGGTCGGCTGTGCACCGCGCCCGATTCATTTTATGCGTGAAGGCCCGCCACCTGCAGTTGTACCCGAGCAATCCTCTTTCAAGGTGGCACCCATCTGGCGATTTGATACTGGGGAATCCTACGATTCGGCCAATATTCTGCTGCAGCCATTAGTCGAGGGGTCACGAATATTCGCGGCAGAACCGGGGGGTAAGGTTTACGCCTTGGATGCTGCTACGGGCATTGTTGTCTGGCAGGTGGATTCGGAATTGGAGATTTCAGCAGGGGTCGGGTTCGGACATGGAATTGTGGTCGTGGCTTCGACGGAGGGGCAACTGCTGGTCCTAGATGCGACTGACGGAAATTTGCTGTGGCAGTCTACTGTTGGCGCAGAAGTGCTTGCGCGGCCCATCGTCGCAGACGAGCGTATCATTGTTCGGACAGGGGACGGCCAAGTTATCGGTCTGGACAAGAACTCCGGCACGGTTAGTTGGCGTTTAAGAAATAATGTACCTTCGCTCAGTGTTCGAGGGCTGTCTGTGCCTGTCCAGGTTGATGAAATTGTAGTGGTTGGTTACGCCAGTGGTCACTTGTCCGGGATAGACACCGAATCTGGGCGGGAGCTCTGGAAAACGCCGATTTCCCGTCCTCGGGGGTCCAATCAGATAGACCGCCTGATCGATATTGATGCAGATCCTCTGATAGCAGGTAACCGGCTGTTTGTGGCCGCCTACCAGGATAAGGTGTATGCGATTTCCTTAACGGCTCAAAAAGTAGAGTGGAAGATGCCAAGATCTACCTTAAGGAACCTGGCTGTCAGTGACAATGAATTGCTAATAACACTGGATGACGGTGTTGTGGTGGCACTTGACCAAAAGACTGGTATCGAGGTATGGAAGCAGGATCGACTCAAGGGCAGAGGGGTAACGAATCCTATCGCGATTCCAGGTTCTAAGTATTGTGTGGCCGGCGACTATCAGGGTTATGTTCATGTAATGGATGTAAACACAGGTCAGCTAAAGGGTCGAGGTCGAGTCCGTGCTGGCGCAATTATGGCAACGTCAGTCAGTCAGGATTTCGAAGGATTTTATACATTGTCAGAACAAGGTACGATTACAGCCTGGCTGCTTGACGAGGGCAGCTGA
- the pilW gene encoding type IV pilus biogenesis/stability protein PilW yields the protein MLKLNVAALTVVIILLTGCVTDDQGSKTWSVPQRVDLHTRLGLAYLQQGRLAAAQEALEYALALGPGHSGAHHAMALLKLKLGHTTLAREHYEHAIVADPGNYRVRNDFGSYLCTLGLHLEGIDQLTTALNDPFNPSRYISHYRIGVCMNLSGRHEQAYEHLAKVLRVQPVNGPVLYETAAVSFRLGRHLSARGFLERYFELGNPTPDSLLLAVNNERELGSDSLVEHYAYLLRTSYPDSPQAAEVKQLISGAQGG from the coding sequence ATGTTGAAGTTAAACGTTGCAGCCTTGACCGTCGTCATCATCCTCCTCACAGGTTGTGTTACTGACGACCAAGGATCGAAAACATGGAGCGTGCCTCAACGAGTTGATCTCCATACACGCCTGGGTCTTGCATATCTCCAGCAGGGGCGTTTGGCTGCTGCGCAAGAAGCGCTGGAATATGCATTGGCGCTCGGTCCGGGTCATTCGGGTGCACACCACGCGATGGCCTTGCTGAAGTTGAAACTCGGGCATACAACGTTGGCCCGTGAACATTATGAACACGCAATTGTTGCTGATCCAGGTAACTATCGGGTCAGAAACGACTTCGGCAGTTATCTATGCACCTTGGGGCTTCATTTGGAGGGCATAGACCAACTGACAACTGCGTTGAATGACCCGTTCAATCCCAGTCGATATATCAGCCACTACCGGATAGGGGTGTGTATGAATCTAAGTGGTCGGCATGAGCAGGCTTACGAGCATCTCGCCAAGGTTTTGCGGGTTCAACCAGTAAATGGCCCTGTGTTGTACGAAACTGCTGCCGTGAGTTTTAGACTGGGCCGGCACCTGTCGGCGCGTGGTTTTCTGGAACGGTATTTTGAACTGGGTAATCCCACCCCGGACAGTTTGCTGCTGGCAGTGAACAACGAGAGGGAGCTTGGGTCCGACTCGCTGGTGGAGCACTATGCGTACCTGCTGCGTACGTCTTATCCCGATAGCCCGCAAGCTGCTGAAGTGAAACAGCTGATTTCGGGTGCTCAAGGTGGCTGA
- the rlmN gene encoding 23S rRNA (adenine(2503)-C(2))-methyltransferase RlmN, which translates to MTEPERQNLIGMARIEMQSFFASLGAREFHARQVLRWVYQRGVNDFSQMTDLSKVLRDQLQQLAQISVPETVTVRQSSDSTRKWLLRLEDGNCIETVFIPEDDRGTLCVSAQVGCSLNCTFCATARQGFSRNLTTAEIIGQLLVVKTDLQALGYGDRPVTNVVMMGMGEPLLNYDAVVAALHLMLDDLSFGMSRRRITLSTAGVVPALERLALDCPVSLAVSLHATNNKLRDELVPLNQKYPIEQLLQSCRRYAAGGNKRQVTFEYVMLKGVNDSAGEAQALARLLYGLPAKINLIPFNKSAGIEYECSDQSTIDAFRRILLSSGLMTVTRRTRGKDIEAACGQLAGHFTDRTRRRWKHEQAIAQC; encoded by the coding sequence ATGACTGAGCCTGAACGTCAAAACCTGATCGGCATGGCTCGCATCGAAATGCAGAGTTTCTTCGCGAGTCTGGGTGCTCGTGAGTTTCATGCCCGCCAGGTGCTGCGGTGGGTCTATCAACGCGGGGTAAATGACTTTTCTCAGATGACCGATTTGAGCAAGGTTTTGCGGGATCAGCTCCAGCAGTTGGCGCAGATCTCTGTTCCTGAAACAGTTACAGTCCGGCAATCTTCAGACAGCACTCGAAAATGGTTGCTGCGACTTGAAGATGGCAACTGTATCGAGACTGTCTTCATCCCTGAAGACGACCGCGGTACCTTATGTGTATCTGCCCAGGTGGGTTGCTCGCTTAACTGCACGTTCTGTGCCACCGCCAGGCAGGGATTTAGTCGGAATCTTACCACCGCCGAAATCATTGGACAGCTGCTGGTCGTTAAGACGGATTTGCAGGCACTTGGCTACGGGGATAGGCCAGTAACCAATGTTGTGATGATGGGGATGGGTGAGCCTTTATTGAACTATGACGCGGTTGTTGCCGCGTTGCATTTGATGCTGGATGATCTTTCGTTTGGCATGTCGCGCCGGCGAATCACTTTAAGCACGGCGGGCGTGGTGCCCGCGTTAGAGAGACTTGCTCTGGACTGTCCTGTAAGTCTGGCAGTGTCGTTGCATGCGACAAATAACAAACTCCGAGACGAGCTTGTTCCATTGAACCAGAAGTATCCGATAGAACAGCTGTTGCAATCTTGTCGTCGTTATGCAGCTGGCGGAAACAAACGCCAAGTAACTTTTGAATACGTAATGCTTAAGGGTGTCAATGATTCAGCAGGGGAGGCGCAAGCACTGGCCCGATTGTTGTATGGCCTGCCAGCAAAAATCAATCTTATTCCTTTCAATAAATCGGCTGGAATAGAATATGAATGTAGTGATCAAAGTACAATAGATGCTTTCCGGAGGATTCTATTATCCTCTGGTTTAATGACGGTCACACGACGCACTCGGGGTAAGGATATCGAGGCTGCCTGTGGGCAGCTCGCTGGCCATTTTACAGATCGAACCAGAAGACGCTGGAAACACGAACAGGCGATAGCACAATGTTGA
- the hisS gene encoding histidine--tRNA ligase produces MNDLLPGRSDVWYRVESAIREVVNSYGYREIRTPLLERTELFKRSIGEQTDIVEKEMYTFDDISGDSLTLRPEATAACVRAGIEHGFLHNQHHRLWYMGPMFRRERPQKGRYRQFQQFGIEALGWSGPDIDAEIMMVGTRLWRQLGLSRLTLEINTLGDPEARGLYREALKSYLDRHRDDLDPDSQRRLDRNPLRILDSKVPQTRQILAEAPDLLSFIDGQSKDDFSLLQTILSENGIEFEVNSRLVRGLDYYTGPVFEWTTDLLGAQNAVCAGGRYDGLVLQLGGQPVPAAGFACGVERLVEVYENIAGSTVNNQPDVWVCVIGSHTMSYALKTAEKLRDTGIHTVVNCGGGAVKRQLRRADQSGAQLLVVIGDDEFTNGYATVKSLRESGDQTQVNESELANYVCCRLSEAKVTSEGDDG; encoded by the coding sequence ATGAATGATCTGCTGCCAGGGCGATCCGATGTCTGGTACCGGGTAGAAAGCGCAATTCGTGAGGTTGTCAATTCATATGGGTACCGAGAAATACGGACGCCACTGCTTGAGCGGACGGAGCTTTTCAAGCGATCAATTGGTGAACAGACCGATATCGTTGAAAAAGAAATGTATACGTTTGATGATATCAGCGGCGACAGCTTGACTCTGAGACCCGAGGCGACTGCGGCCTGTGTGCGGGCTGGAATCGAGCATGGGTTTTTGCACAATCAACACCACCGGCTTTGGTACATGGGGCCGATGTTTCGGCGGGAACGACCTCAGAAAGGTCGCTATCGGCAGTTTCAGCAGTTTGGAATCGAGGCCTTGGGATGGTCAGGCCCGGATATTGATGCTGAAATCATGATGGTCGGGACTAGGCTTTGGCGGCAACTCGGACTCAGTCGGTTGACGCTCGAGATTAACACCCTGGGAGACCCGGAGGCGCGTGGGTTGTACCGTGAGGCGCTCAAATCCTATCTCGATCGACACCGAGATGATCTTGATCCAGACAGCCAACGGCGACTTGATCGAAATCCGCTACGCATACTGGACAGTAAGGTCCCGCAGACCAGGCAGATATTGGCTGAGGCTCCGGATCTACTCAGTTTTATTGACGGTCAGTCGAAAGACGACTTTTCGCTTTTGCAAACTATTTTGTCTGAGAACGGGATTGAGTTTGAAGTCAACAGCCGATTAGTTCGGGGGCTGGACTATTACACGGGACCTGTATTTGAATGGACAACTGATTTGCTTGGAGCACAGAACGCCGTGTGTGCTGGCGGCCGCTATGATGGTCTGGTGTTGCAACTGGGTGGTCAACCCGTACCGGCTGCAGGATTTGCGTGTGGTGTTGAACGTTTGGTCGAGGTTTACGAGAACATTGCGGGCTCCACCGTGAACAATCAACCCGATGTCTGGGTGTGCGTTATTGGGAGTCATACGATGAGTTACGCCTTGAAGACTGCCGAGAAGCTTCGCGATACTGGAATACATACTGTCGTTAATTGCGGGGGTGGGGCGGTTAAACGTCAACTTCGGCGGGCGGATCAGAGTGGTGCTCAATTACTCGTTGTGATTGGCGATGACGAGTTTACGAACGGCTATGCCACCGTTAAATCATTGCGTGAGTCTGGTGACCAGACTCAGGTCAACGAGTCGGAACTCGCTAATTATGTTTGTTGTAGGTTGAGTGAAGCAAAAGTAACGAGCGAGGGTGATGATGGCTGA
- a CDS encoding tetratricopeptide repeat protein produces the protein MAENDKILEIHVAEDDDTQKLRAWWKKNGMGMVAGVAIGVAGVGGFKGWQVYTENRALSASDVFQEMLAYDESGSVEQAQDRAQMLAKDYRSTPYVDMAYLMIAKLAIKNNELSNAMEALTHVMTKSNDPAMRQLARLRLARVTLLAGDLVRAQELVTTDDVGGFESEYPEVLGDILVAQHKYSDAAEAYDRALQALAPASSSRALLTSKRNYAGSIGSNQ, from the coding sequence ATGGCTGAGAACGACAAAATACTGGAAATTCATGTTGCCGAAGATGATGACACTCAAAAACTAAGAGCGTGGTGGAAGAAGAATGGCATGGGAATGGTGGCGGGAGTCGCTATCGGTGTCGCTGGAGTTGGCGGTTTCAAAGGTTGGCAGGTGTATACCGAGAATCGTGCTTTATCGGCATCTGACGTGTTCCAGGAAATGCTGGCATACGATGAATCCGGTTCGGTCGAGCAGGCACAAGATCGAGCACAGATGCTCGCTAAGGACTACCGGTCCACACCATATGTCGATATGGCCTACCTGATGATCGCAAAACTGGCGATAAAAAATAACGAGCTTTCGAATGCCATGGAAGCACTCACCCATGTCATGACAAAGTCAAACGATCCAGCGATGCGTCAGCTCGCTCGGCTTCGGCTGGCCCGAGTGACATTGTTAGCGGGTGACCTGGTTCGGGCACAAGAGTTGGTAACCACAGACGATGTCGGTGGTTTTGAGTCCGAGTACCCGGAAGTTCTCGGCGATATTCTTGTTGCGCAGCACAAGTACTCTGACGCCGCGGAGGCCTACGATCGAGCGCTTCAGGCACTTGCACCGGCATCTTCCTCCAGGGCCTTACTCACGTCCAAACGAAACTATGCGGGTAGTATCGGTAGCAACCAGTGA